One Rhododendron vialii isolate Sample 1 chromosome 2a, ASM3025357v1 genomic region harbors:
- the LOC131312997 gene encoding polygalacturonase-like, whose translation MKMEYVAMTLLLSTFLLHQSVANGVTTYNVVNLGAKPDGKTDSTKAFLSAWASACASESPATIYVPPGTYLIGKAYFQGDHCSNTGKGITFRIDGTLVAPSDYGDVGNAGSWIKFEKVSEVSIYGGVLDGRGSALWACKASSSDNCPIGATTLAFYNSNNVVINGVTSVNSQKFHIAIDGCQNVKLQGTKVSASGKSPNTDGIHIQMSSGVTVLNSRIATGDDCISIGPGSSNLWIENVACGPGHGISIGSLGWELQEPGVQNVTVKTVTFTSTSNGVRIKTWGRPSKAFVDGVVFQHLVMLNVQNPILIDQNYCPHNNNCPTQNSGVKIKDVTYQDIHGTSATKVAVKLSCSKKNPCSGIKLDDVNLSYAGHSPAEASCVNAEGTSSGLIVPTSCL comes from the exons atgaaaaTGGAGTACGTTGCTATGACCCTTCTCTTGAGTACTTTCTTGCTGCATCAATCAGTAGCAAATGGGGTAACAACATACAATGTGGTGAACCTAGGAGCAAAACCGGATGGGAAAACAGACTCAACAAAAGCCTTTCTAAGTGCATGGGCCTCGGCTTGCGCCTCGGAGAGTCCGGCCACCATCTACGTGCCACCCGGAACGTACTTGATCGGCAAAGCCTATTTCCAAGGGGATCATTGTAGCAACACCGGAAAAGGGATTACGTTTAGGATTGATGGTACACTTGTGGCTCCATCTGATTATGGGGATGTTGGAAATGCAGGAAGTTGGATTAAGTTCGAGAAGGTGAGTGAGGTTTCTATCTACGGCGGAGTACTTGATGGCCGAGGGTCTGCTTTGTGGGCTTGCAAAGCTTCTTCGTCCGATAACTGCCCTATCGGAGCTACG ACCTTAGCCTTCTACAACTCGAACAACGTTGTAATCAATGGAGTAACTTCCGTAAACAGTCAAAAGTTCCACATCGCGATTGATGGCTGCCAAAATGTGAAGTTACAAGGTACTAAGGTTTCAGCCTCGGGGAAAAGCCCAAACACAGATGGAATTCACATTCAAATGTCTTCTGGAGTCACCGTCCTCAACTCCAGGATCGCCACTGGTGATGATTGCATCTCCATAGGCCCCGGCAGCTCCAACTTGTGGATCGAAAATGTTGCGTGCGGCCCTGGCCATGGGATAAG CATTGGCAGTCTAGGTTGGGAACTACAAGAACCAGGAGTGCAGAATGTGACGGTTAAAACAGTTACTTTCACAAGTACAAGCAACGGCGTGAGGATAAAGACTTGGGGCAGACCCAGTAAGGCGTTTGTTGATGGAGTTGTTTTCCAGCATCTTGTAATGCTCAATGTTCAGAATCCCATCCTAATTGACCAAAATTACTGTCCTCACAACAACAATTGTCCCACTCAG AATTCGGGTGTGAAGATTAAGGATGTGACGTATCAAGACATTCATGGAACATCAGCAACAAAAGTCGCAGTTAAATTGAGTTGTAGTAAAAAGAATCCGTGCAGCGGGATAAAATTGGACGACGTCAATCTCAGCTACGCCGGCCATTCACCGGCAGAAGCATCATGCGTCAACGCCGAAGGAACAAGTTCGGGCTTAATTGTGCCTACTAGCTGCTTGTAG
- the LOC131313003 gene encoding polygalacturonase-like — protein MVKPMMRVLLTPLFIFFSLSLATAAIHNVVTLGAKGDGTSDSTNSFLSAWRAACDSVYPATIYVPPGKYLVGKTVFSGVCKSSAIDIHINGTLLAPADYRVISSSDNWLVFERVTGVSIYGGGTLDGQGTGLWACKASGQSCPMGATTLEFTNSDNISISGIRSVNSQMFHIVINNCNNVKVLGVTVQASGNSPNTDGIHVASSSEVTIMNSNIATGDDCISIGPGTTNLWIEQINCGPGHGISIGSLGWELREPGVQNVTVKTVTFTSTSNGVRIKTWGRPSKAFVDGVVFQHLVMLNVQNPILIDQNYCPHNHNCPTQNSGVKIKDVTYQDIHGTSATKVAVRLSCSKKNPCRKIKLDDVNLSYAGHSPAEASCVNAEGTSSGLIEPTSCL, from the exons ATGGTGAAACCAATGATGAGAGTTCTTCTCACGCccctcttcatcttcttctccctctccctaGCAACTGCAGCAATACACAATGTGGTCACACTGGGAGCCAAAGGAGACGGAACATCCGACTCGACCAACTCCTTCCTCAGCGCCTGGCGCGCAGCTTGTGACTCGGTATACCCGGCCACAATCTACGTTCCTCCAGGTAAATACTTGGTCGGAAAAACTGTATTCAGCGGCGTGTGTAAAAGCAGCGCCATCGACATTCATATCAACGGCACCCTCTTGGCTCCTGCTGATTATCGCGTTATCAGTAGTTCGGATAACTGGCTTGTGTTTGAGCGTGTGACCGGTGTTTCGATTTACGGTGGTGGGACTCTTGATGGTCAAGGAACTGGTTTGTGGGCTTGTAAAGCCTCCGGACAGAGTTGCCCTATGGGAGCTACG ACGCTAGAATTCACTAATTCGGACAACATATCGATCAGCGGAATAAGGTCAGTAAACAGCCAGATGTTCCACATCGTTATCAACAACTGCAACAATGTCAAGGTGCTAGGAGTGACGGTGCAGGCCTCCGGCAATAGCCCTAACACAGACGGCATTCACGTTGCTTCATCATCCGAGGTCACGATTATGAACTCCAATATCGCTACTGGTGATGATTGCATCTCGATCGGTCCGGGCACTACCAATTTGTGGATTGAGCAGATCAATTGCGGCCCTGGACATGGTATTAG CATTGGCAGTCTAGGTTGGGAACTACGAGAACCTGGAGTGCAGAATGTGACGGTTAAAACAGTTACTTTCACAAGTACAAGCAACGGCGTGAGGATAAAGACTTGGGGCAGACCCAGTAAGGCGTTTGTTGACGGAGTTGTTTTCCAGCATCTTGTAATGCTCAATGTTCAGAATCCCATCCTAATTGACCAAAATTACTGTCCACACAACCACAATTGTCCCACTCAG AATTCGGGTGTGAAGATTAAGGATGTGACGTATCAAGACATTCACGGAACATCAGCAACAAAAGTCGCAGTTAGATTGAGTTGTAGTAAAAAGAATCCATGCAGAAAGATAAAATTGGACGACGTCAATCTCAGCTACGCCGGCCATTCACCGGCAGAAGCATCATGCGTCAATGCCGAAGGAACAAGTTCGGGCTTAATTGAGCCTACTAGCTGCTTGTAG